The sequence GACGGATCAAGCGACGCTACGGGGTAGCCGTCACAAGGAACGAATCCCCGCGCGAAGAGTCGACGGATTGCTTCCGGTTGTCATGCCCCCGGTGCGCCGGAAGCAATCTCCAAGGACGGCCTCGGCACCCCTGTGCCGGGGCCGTTTGCTTGGGCGAACGGCTCTGCGGATTATTTCTCGGCCTCGCCCTCTGGATCTCCCTGGATGTGTCCGTCGGGTCCGCGGCCGAATACGCCAAAACTGCTGGACTTCACGCCGGCTGCCGCATCGACGCCCGCCGCGGCCAAGCCGAACTTGAGCAGTTCGCGAACCGCGGCAGCTCGCGTCGGCATGCGATGCTTGAATCGGAAATCATCGATGGCGGCCAGCTCTTCCGGCGAGAGCATGACCTGAAGACGCTCGGCGCGAAGGTCGTTCATGGTCGATCACGCAAATTGAGCAAGTTGAGTAGCTTACTCAACCGCCGACCCCCAAGTAAGTTCCACAAGTGGCGGAAGAATCCCTAAGTGAGTAGGAAAGGACAGCAAAATCAATGCGTTAATATTGAAACGACTCGCACGCTGGTGCATTTCCCTGGAAAGGGAGAAAGGCCATGACGGACGAGGTCAGGTTACCCCGCAAACTTTCCGAAGAAGCGGAAACCCAGAAGCCGGTACGTCCGAGCCTTCAGAAGGTCATTGAGGACATCGAGCGTTGGGCGAACAGCCCGGGCCTGCAGCCACCGAGGACGGACGATGCGAAGACGCTCTGAGCCACACACATTCGAGCAACGCCTCGACGCCCAGAGGCAGCGGCTCCAGCATGAGATCGCGAGACTGCCGGACGGGCAGCAGCGCGAGTCCGTCGTTGCGCGCCTCGAACAGCTCCAGACTGCCGCCGAGATGTACGGCTTCCTGATGCTGCGGCAGGAAATTTCAGCTCCGCGCTGATCGTGCCCCATGTTGGGCCGGCGCGTGGCCTGAGGTAGTGCGAAGCTTCCGCCGCATCCACCATGACGACACGGACACCAGGGCCCAGGCCAGGATGGCGGCGGCGAAGGCTCCGATGATGCTCGTCGATACCAGGATATAGAACGTCGCCGCGAACGCTGCGAGGCCCATGCTTCCGAGGCCGGCGCCCGCTGCGTCCAATGCCGCGGCCTGTTGTCCGCGTCTTCGCCCGCTGAGGCCGGCTTTCTCCTTGGCGCGGCGCTCATGGCTTTCGATCAGCGTCGCGCTGGCGCAGAAGATCGCGGGAAGGGCGAGAAAGAGGCCTCCGATCGCGATGCCGAAATGGCTGCCGATGAGTCCTGTCGCGACAGTCGCGAGGCCGCCGAGAACGAAACGCACCGCGTATTCGTACCAATGCGTCTGCTTGAGCGCGGATGTCGACAGCTTGATCAGCATCAGGCGGTCCCTCCGAAACCGGCGAGCAGGCTGAAGGCGACGGCAAGCCAAACGACAAATGCAAGGATGGTCGCCGGCAGCGCTCCGAGACGAAATCTCATCAGAAGATGGCAGACGACGACGCTGTAGCAGCCGAGGGCGACCGCGCCATAGATCATGGTCCAGCTCTCGGCCGCGGCATAGTGCGGGCCGTGCTGAACGACCGCAATGCCAAGTGTGGCGAGAGCGACCGAGGGCGCGGCGCCGAGCAGCCCGCCAAAGCTCTTGGGCTTCAGCATGTCCCCGACGATCGCGAACATGGAGACGATCAGGCCACCGGCAACGAAACGCACGAGATACTCCGTCATGGCCGTGCCCGCTGCCGCGACCCTGCTAGCGTGAACGGCCTGAAGGCTCGCTCGACGATCACGCCGAGAGTGAAGCCTGCCACCACATCGCTGGCCCAATGCGCGAGCAGCGCCACGCGCGTCAAGCACAATGTCACGGCCGTGGCGCGGACCAGGCGGCGCGGAGCCGGCGGCAACAGGCCGGCGGCCGAGGCGAGAGCGCCCATGTGCACGGCGTGACCTGAAGGGAAGGCATCGTGAGGTTGCCCCGAATAGGGAACGCTGCGCCGGTGTCCGCTCGCCGTCAGCCGGTCCGGCCTCGTCTGGTCGAACAGGGACTTCAGGATATGCGGCAGCACGGCTGTGGCCACCGATACGATCAGGACATGATCGGCGATCCGACGCTTCTCCGGCTTGCGCATTCGGGTGTAGAGCCATCCCACCGTTGCCAGCGCGACGAGCACATGCTCGTCGGCGCCCCAAGTCATTGCCTGGGCGGCCTGCTCGAGCCCCGAGTTGGTGTTGTGTGCGATCTCGTCTGCGATCGCCGTGTCCATCCGCGTGGGTTTGACGGTTACGAGAGCCATCGGTCAGCCGGCGACATTTCCTCCATGACAGTTTTGTAAAGGCTGGGAGACAAAGATGGTTCCTGAGTTCCGACGCCGTGGCCTTCGCTAAGGCTGTCCGGATCCGCCGGCCGAGCCATACACTTGCCCTGTCGCATAGCTGGCGTCGGCCGCCGCAAGCTGCACGTAGATCGAAGCCAGCTCCACGGGCTGGCCGGGACGGCCGAGCGGTGTCATGCCACCGAATTTTTCCAGCTTCTCCATGGTCGCTCCGCCGGAGACCTGGAGCGGAGTCCAGACTGGCCCGGGCGCAACCCCGTTGACGCGGATACCCTTGGGGCCGAGCTGTTTCGCGAGCGACTTCACGTAGTTCATCGTCGCCGCCTTGGTCTGCGCATAGTCGTAGAGCTCTGGGGAGGGGTCGTAAGCCTGCACAGAGGTCGTGCCGATGATGCAGGAGCCGGGTTTGAGATGCGGCAGCGCCGCCTTGATGATCCAGAACGGCGCGTAGATGTTCGTCTTCATAGTTGCATCGAAGTCCTCCGACGAGACATCGAGGAGAGAGTCGCGCGTCTGCTGCCGCGCTGCGTTGTTGACGACGATGTCGAGGCCGCCGAGGGCTTGCACGGCTTGCTCGACCAGCCGCTTGCAAAAGGCTTCGTCCTTGAGGTCTCCGGGAATCGCAACTCCGGTGCGGCCTTCCTTCTTGATCAGCGCGATCACCTCCTGCGCATCCGGCTCTTCCGCGGGCA comes from Bradyrhizobium sp. CCGE-LA001 and encodes:
- a CDS encoding phosphatase PAP2 family protein; translated protein: MALVTVKPTRMDTAIADEIAHNTNSGLEQAAQAMTWGADEHVLVALATVGWLYTRMRKPEKRRIADHVLIVSVATAVLPHILKSLFDQTRPDRLTASGHRRSVPYSGQPHDAFPSGHAVHMGALASAAGLLPPAPRRLVRATAVTLCLTRVALLAHWASDVVAGFTLGVIVERAFRPFTLAGSRQRARP
- a CDS encoding DUF3147 family protein, with product MLIKLSTSALKQTHWYEYAVRFVLGGLATVATGLIGSHFGIAIGGLFLALPAIFCASATLIESHERRAKEKAGLSGRRRGQQAAALDAAGAGLGSMGLAAFAATFYILVSTSIIGAFAAAILAWALVSVSSWWMRRKLRTTSGHAPAQHGARSARS
- a CDS encoding SDR family oxidoreductase; translated protein: MAEQALIDPVSRYPKPPFKKQSQPWPGLASKMEPRPDHGETSYKGSGRLAGRKALITGGDSGMGRAAAIAYAREGADVAINYLPAEEPDAQEVIALIKKEGRTGVAIPGDLKDEAFCKRLVEQAVQALGGLDIVVNNAARQQTRDSLLDVSSEDFDATMKTNIYAPFWIIKAALPHLKPGSCIIGTTSVQAYDPSPELYDYAQTKAATMNYVKSLAKQLGPKGIRVNGVAPGPVWTPLQVSGGATMEKLEKFGGMTPLGRPGQPVELASIYVQLAAADASYATGQVYGSAGGSGQP
- a CDS encoding DUF3147 family protein; this encodes MTEYLVRFVAGGLIVSMFAIVGDMLKPKSFGGLLGAAPSVALATLGIAVVQHGPHYAAAESWTMIYGAVALGCYSVVVCHLLMRFRLGALPATILAFVVWLAVAFSLLAGFGGTA